Genomic segment of Primulina tabacum isolate GXHZ01 chromosome 11, ASM2559414v2, whole genome shotgun sequence:
CGTAAAGAATCGACTTTGAACAACTTTAATGTATGTGCAACAAAAAATTGCAAAGAACATCATATTAATATAATGAGGTCAACTTTAATACATTTTTTCTTCGTTTATGTCCTTAATCAATAgttttaaattattcaatattaaTATACATTACAGAAAGTAAAATTAGCCTCATTATCAAGCATTCCTATATTATTTCTAGAAACTCGAGCTATACTAGAGTTGAAATGTTGTCAGCTTGCCATATCTATATAGCCAAATatattctcttttttttttaaaaaaaaaagagttatAGCTATATATTTAATGTATACTATAGGTCAAATATATtctctttttttaaaacttttggaattttttttgggACTAATTGCGTCAACCTCttataaaaagaataaaatatgcttattttttaaaaatcaaacgtATTTCAACATTAAGTTATAGAAATTCAGAGAGATTTACTCATTTTGGTAAAGGGTTTTTgtcttgtttttaaaaaatatgaggTCTAAAAtgttattaattttatatagGTTGTTCTttgctttttatttttatttttttttagagGGTGTGGAGTGTCGATACAATTATTTGCCTTTTTTCTCTGGAAAGAGTATCCATATATAAGCATAAATGAAAACTAAAATGACTGCTGAATAtaaagattaataattaattctcACCCAATATACATAAATATGTAGTAAAGTTGATACACTTTTATTCACAATCTTTTTTGTCCAAAACTATAGCaggaattttttaaaatattgatactCTCTAAAATTGATACATCTGGGCGGTTCCAAGCTTATTTCAAAATTAGCCCAAACTATTTAAGGTACAGGCCTCATTGTTGATCTAAGGGCACGGATATCAAATCCAACCATACATTTAGAAGTCCAAGCACACCAAGGGACCGGGAAATTCAAGCCCTAATACAGTTAGGGAATGTGAAGAGATTCTCGTTAATAGATAAGATGTCTCGATAAATACGGGATTCGATCAAATCTCCTCGAAATAAGGCAAGAGTCCTAACCGCTATTAAGAGTCTCAGCCACTATGATTAAGAGTCCTACTGTGTGAGGTCTCCTATCTCAGGTGAGATTCTACCTCAGTAAAAATCCTACTTCAAAAAGGTAATTAGCAATACAAAGTATTGGTCACGGTTTTAAAACTCTCACATTCTCTTGCCTACTTAACATTGGTCTATTTTTCTCCTCTTTAAGTTTGCTCCTCGGACTGACTTAAGAATCGGAGGGGTCACGCTGGAAAACTCTCTAGCGCCCCCTAACCCTATTTCTCTATGTGCAGAGCCCGTAGTACCGACCCGATCCATTTCATTACGAAGATTCGAAGACCTGTTCTCCAGACCGAACCCGAGCTAAAATTTTGGTATCATCGTTAATGGTTTCCTTGGTGCCTCGTGTTTTGTTCCTTTGTTGCATCCTATTACCTTGCCATATTTGTAATGGACAATCTTCATCAACTTACAATGTGATGGATGGGCTTTGGTGCTACACCGGATGGAACAACCAATTCGACTCGACTGTTCCACAGGATTTGGGCATTGGCCTGGGTGACAAGAACATGTCCATATGTACGTGCCTCAAGAGCTTGATCTGATCAAGAAGGTCGAGTTCCACGGTCCATGTAGAAATACGACCATGGTTTGAATCAACGGGACTCTTGTGGCTCCGAATGATTTTCGAGACTTGGGAATGATTTTGTTCATTAAGGTCGACCAGCCGCTTTGATCCTTGGAGGAGTTATCGATGCCAAGGGTGATGGTTTGTGGGCATGCAGGAGTAAATTTGTccatattttgtattttttaaatttttaggacgaattttttgagaaaaatttgaagaaatttgttttttatttggGTTAATATCATATCAGGAAATGAATTTTTGTCCGTTCAATTTTAGGttttatttattaagttttggtcttagtgtattaatttttatttcttcttTATTTTGGTCCAACTtgtctatttttttttcaaaaaaaaagcaAGTCAcgtaataaaattttttttttgagcaAGTCACGCctgcttaattttttttaaaaaaaataattgttgGACGCTCGTTTTGGAGGAACTTTGTCATATGACAGACTGACGACCTACTCCAGTCAATAATACATgcatctttcttttcttttacaaAGAAGacgttaaaatttattttaaagtgaTGTGATGTAACTGATCAATATTAACATGGCGTGTTAAAGTGATGTGATGTATCACTGATCAATATTAATATGACGTGTTTTTTATCTAAAAATTTGCTTATATATCATTTGTCCTCGTTTCAAATGTATTATTCTTGTGCCTTTATCATTCttcatttctctagatttaaATGTATCGCTATTGTTCATTCCTGTGGATTTTCGTTCGATGTTTGATCAAGTAATTGCACTTCTGCACATGAGGTTTGTATGCTTTAAATTAAGTTTGTCCTTCAATGTTTGATTAAAAccgttaatttatttattttttattatatatttgctgataaaatttttattttgaacttCTGTTTGAGGTAAGCGttgatataaattaatttactaGAGTAttcgaaaaaaaataagaatttaTCATAATCTTAcgtttcgagtttatgattaaAATGCTTAATTATGTTTCTATGTATTATTAgttattcttattattttatattatgcaAATGATAATAACAATACTTAAAAGTATAACAAtaattattgttgttgttttatATATGtagtatataaaaaaaattagataacaattaatttattttacacaaataatataaatgttcttattataaatattgttaaatttttttttaactatttgttattataaaaattattatttataatattattaatttataagaTACAActaagaaatttattttttgtattaaaGAATAATAatcaacttttttaaaaaaataataataatacttatatttataattattattgatgTTGTTGTTTTATATAGTAGcatataaaaaattaagttttacagttaatttattttacgcaAGGAATGAGTCGTGGAAGATTGTATACTCATGCTTTGTCGCCAGTCAGGGGTCGAGAATGATGGTTCATCGGCTACACAATCATCTCTCAGTCGTCGCCTTCTGTTTGAAGACCTAGCATGATGATGTTGTTGCTCGGGTGTTCTAAAGGACATTTCATACAGTAAATCACCGGTCTGGATAGTTTTTTTAACAACTTCAGCTAATGTTTCATGCGGTTGATCGTCAACAGAGAGTCCTCCAAACAAATTCTTTAAAATTGATGCTTCATTTctctaatataaaatataaataaataacgtATCAAACACATGAATAATAAATTGTAATAGAATAATGCAAAGTGTTGAAAATAAATTGTTTAACAAGCACTTACCACAACACGTCTGAAATATGCATCTCCAGGCTGATAACCGTAATCGATTTGTTGAGGCTCGATAGGAGATATGAAACGTCGAGTTATAGAATCATACCATGTCTCATAATCATATGTCATGCTAAAATTTTCAACCAATTCACTGTCAACGATCAGATTATGACGATTTTCCCACGCATCCACTATTGGTCTATGATGTTTTACCCAATCATAATTTTTGCGCCCCCGCCTTGAGCATTCATGTAACTGATCTCCATCAAGTGCTGGTATTGGAATGTTTTGTGACATTCCAAATTGCCGAAGAACTCGATTTGGGCGATGCATCTCGACAATGTGAAAACATATCAGTGGGCACACACTTCGCCAGAGAGTGGGATGTCTACATTCTAAGGGCAATGACAAAACATCCACAGCTTCAAGGTCGTATACGAGCCATTTAAACTACAATGAATAAACAAAAGGAATCATGTACAAAAGTGATAATATCtgacatattttaaattttaaattttaaacaatgTAAATACCTGATCATCTCCCATTTTTTCAAGCACATAACGAATGATCCGCACAGAGTACGTAGGTGTTTGTGTCCAGGTGAATACATTACTCCATCTGCATATACATTAAGTTTGTAAGACTTTAAAATAATGATGactttattaattttatatcatATGTTGCAAATATTACCTTGTTCCATATGTTGGAATTAGAAGAATATTATCACCGCTATTTTGATTTTCATGTCGCATTATTACGTTGTATCCTAAACGGTCAGGACATAAAGGAATCATTCTAGACCATGCCCAAATCTGTAAAACAATTGAGTTTCATTAATGTCCACAAAACAATAgtatatattcaaataaaaaatgtaatcaacatacctGTAAAATGTATAAAGGACATGCGATTTCTTGTTTCCCTGATCCAGATGCATGACACAACTCATGATATAAATATGCAAGTACAGCGCTTACCCAACTATAACTACGAACCTTATGCAAATCTTGCAGAAAATGTAAGTACAACAATTTGACCGCACAACCTTCAGAATCGGGTAACATACAACCACCAATAACCATCAGCGCAACACATCGGGAGTATTGTGCGACTTCTATATCTGTACTGTTTTCACCAATTACCGTTTGTGTACAGTGTAAGTACAAAGTAGTCAACTTTAAACTATTTGATCCAAAGTCTGTCTGTAGTGGTACAAAACCTAACCAATCATAACAGTAACCCTGCCATACATTAAACTTGTGGGATACATCAGTCCCGATAATAGGATCACCGTCAACATTAAGCCCCCAAATTATTGCAATATCTTGTAGTGTGATTGTTGCCTCGCCAACTCGAATGTGGAAAGTATGAGTTTCTCGGCGCCATCTTTCGACAAGCGCAGTTATCAAATGATTATCGTAAACAAAATCACCACAGCAGAGGATGCCATAAAAACCCATTTCATGTTGACATAACCGAACACGATGGTGTATTAAATCACTTTCcacaatttccaaattaaattaTCTGATTTACGTACTCTTAGGGTGTTATCCAAGTTGTTAGGTGTAATAAAACTAGATATATGTGTTTGTTGCTGATAAAGAACAGTATCATCAACAGGTCCAGCATTTAATATCATCCTGTAATTAATAAcaagaataatatattattatataatacaaTATTCTCTAAAAATAATAACTACAAAATCAATTAACAaaacaattataatatataaatatattaactaTACGTAAACCAATTTTCAAATaacaaaacaataaatttaacatattataaataataatgcaaattattatatattttaaaaaataacaagaTAGGCGTgactttctttttaaaaaaataataataagggAAGTCTCCTTTTTTTTGACAATAATAGAAATTATTAATGGAAGTCACGCCTACCAAAAAGACGtgacttctttttttttatatgggatagtatattttttcaaataaattataaaacgtgatattttatttttaaaaaaaaatacgtgATTTTATTTCTCATTTTACAAATAatcttttatattaaatatgaaataaatatatacataaacaaataattttaaaattattattatcgtactatataattattataaaacaataataataacgaaaaaaaatagcatataacataaatttttttaacattttttttaaaaaaataataatgataatgaaaatttatcaaaagtttataaaagGAGTCAGATTTACCTCTAAATATCCTACCTATGAATAAGGTTAGAACGATTTtgaaatttctttaaaaaaattagtaatgACTAAAAAATcacgtaataattaaaattgaaaaaaattaaataacacTACAAAATTAGtctaacataaataataatttcatttataaatttaatatttaacatAATAATTTATGTTGGTATACATACCTTAATATAAGTTGGAACTAAAATGAACctgcaaaaacaaaaaaaaaatcaaattaataaaaatctGCAGGAagtgaaaaaataaattcaaacatTTACGAGAACTTACCGATGAAAAATATGAGAAGGGTGAATGAAATGAGAGAATGAAGTATTCAATTTATagagaaaaatttataataatataatgaatCCAAAATTATTAAAGCTATGTTGTTGCAGCTTTTAATACATGTGCTGAAACGGCGTGCAACTCTGAAATAATTAACGCTCACAagtgtattattttttttaaaaaggtaaAAGCAAGTCACgcctaataaaaaaaaattatcacgCTGAGATGGCGTGActtgcttttttaaaaaaataaaattaggcaagtaaaaaaaaatattttctaagtcattagtttgtcaattttttttttacttaattTTATTAAAGTATTATAAAATATGCTGTAAACGGTTAAAAAGCCCGAAAGATACCTTCCTCTGGCAATTTAAAGTAGCCTAAGTGAGTTGACTCTTTCGTAGCTCTTAAATACTCTTGCATCCTCTTGTTATAGGCGGCCTCACTTTTATAAAATGTATAGGCTTTTTTCCACACAAAAATCATGGAAAAAAGCAACGTTTAGAAATagatttct
This window contains:
- the LOC142519780 gene encoding serine/threonine-protein phosphatase 7 long form homolog, giving the protein MGFYGILCCGDFVYDNHLITALVERWRRETHTFHIRVGEATITLQDIAIIWGLNVDGDPIIGTDVSHKFNVWQGYCYDWLGFVPLQTDFGSNSLKLTTLYLHCTQTVIGENSTDIEVAQYSRCVALMVIGGCMLPDSEGCAVKLLYLHFLQDLHKVRSYSWVSAVLAYLYHELCHASGSGKQEIACPLYILQIWAWSRMIPLCPDRLGYNVIMRHENQNSGDNILLIPTYGTRWSNVFTWTQTPTYSVRIIRYVLEKMGDDQFKWLVYDLEAVDVLSLPLECRHPTLWRSVCPLICFHIVEMHRPNRVLRQFGMSQNIPIPALDGDQLHECSRRGRKNYDWVKHHRPIVDAWENRHNLIVDSELVENFSMTYDYETWYDSITRRFISPIEPQQIDYGYQPGDAYFRRVVRNEASILKNLFGGLSVDDQPHETLAEVVKKTIQTGDLLYEMSFRTPEQQHHHARSSNRRRRLRDDCVADEPSFSTPDWRQSMSIQSSTTHSLRKIN